cggtgacccccccgcccatcccaccccatgccagctcccccctctccccagcagcagcccaataattcccccctcccacccccccgctagatcccccactagcgtagttacaccccccatgttgctcccagaagtcagcaaactctggccgacctcggcttccccccgtgacctcggctcgcacgtgtgacgccccctccttcctgcttccctattcccgccatgattatcatagcgcgggaaccgagcccgcgcttcccccttggcccccccccaatggccaacgccccatctcctccacctcctttcctccccccaccacctcctgtggaagagcgaAAAgttacatcgcaggattaataacataaaactcctctttcccccctttttacccccctcttcgcccccccatactcaccccaccacttggtttcaaacattcttttttttttaaataacccgctcattccaatttttcttccacgataaaagtccacgcctcatccgccgtctgaaagtagtggtgcctcccttgatatgtgacccacagtcttgccggttgcagcattccgaattttatcatctttttgtgaagcaccgccttggcccgattaaagctcgccctccttctcgccacctccgcactccagtcttggtatacgcggatcaccgcgttctcccacttactgctccgagttttctttgccaatctaaggaccatctctttgtccttcaaacggaggaatctcaccactatggctctaggaatttctcctgctctcggtcctcgcgccatcactcggtatgctccctccacctccgctcccattaacgagtgcagcatcgtgctcacatatgccccgacgtccgctccctccgcaccttcaggaagaccaagaatccttaggttgttcctcctcgcgttgttctccagcgcctccagcctttccacacatcgtttatggtgtgcctcgtgcatctccgtcttcaccaccaggccctgtatgtcgtcctcattctcggcagcctttgccttcacgacccgaagctcccgctcctgggtcttttgctcctcctttagcccttcgatcacctgtaatatcggggccaacagctccttcttcatttcctttttgagttcttccacgcagcgtttcaaaaactcgtgttgttcagggccccatattaaactgccaccttccgacgccatcttggtttttgcttgccttccttgccgctactctaaaggatccaccacaatccggccaccttcctctcctttttttcatccgtatccaggggggattcccttctggttcaccgcacagtacttttagccgttaaaattgccgttggggctcttattaagagcccaaaagtccgttccaccgggagctgccgaaacgtgcgactcagctggtcatcgccgcacccggaagtcccagactTGGGATAAATGAATGTTTGTAATAATCAAGTAAGAAAACAGCAAGTAAGAAAACAGCCCTATGTCAGAACAAATTAAGCTTACAAATGCACTAGCATTTATTCCGTACACTAGAAGTAGATTTATTTTGTTTACTGCTGCGAATTAAACATTAATTTTTGTATCTAAAGTAATTCTCTTCTACCGCTCCATCACTTTAATCACAAGGGACTTAAACTAATTTGGAATCCTCCTAATGGAAGAGTAATAGAAATAAAATTTGTAGCTTGCAGTATACTATTTTGTTTTATAATTTCCCATATCTCTCTCTTGCTTAATTAGAATTTAACAGGCTCATGAACTTATGCTTCCGAGAAAACactttaattattatttttttgtcaCAGTGAAAATTGATAAGGAGCAACATATGGTGATTTTGGATGAAGAGTATGAGGTTAGTCACTTATTAACTTACATTTTAACTTGTATTTGGAGAACAAATGTGAACGGCGCCAGGAAAGCCTGGCTAACCACACCCACATTTCTCGGCGGACCCCAcacttgttgggtactggacaaCCGGCTATGTGGGAATGAGGGTGGCgtcatgcccaaaagtggcagtcttcggggtttcagatcagtcagaactcttcatggggaggggggggccgaggccctagcctttgccttcctgatcgtgggccggagaatcttgctcggctggtgatcggcaacaccactggctgtccgacctggcagaatttctcaggctggagaaaataaaattaaaattcaCCATCTGCGGgttggaagaaggcttccacaggacgtggaagccattcaccaacttgtttcaagacctaCTTGTAGCCAGTAACCAGTAGAgtaaaaggggcggggggggggaacatggCCTGGGATAGGGAGGAAAAGgaaaggggggtgttggggggtggacgAAGGCTGAAGTCTCGCAAAAAGAAGGCAAGGGGCAAGGCCACAGGGAAATGGTCAGAATGCAAGCGAAGGCCCAAACCAAACTCTAAATCGACACATGCTTTGGTCACATAGGGGATTGTAAAATATGTATGCCAactaagggaggggggggggtcaccgcCACAGTTGCAGTGAAAACTTGATTGCAAATATGTGTTGTTTTTTATGGCATGGTTTTGTAAGTTGTAAGAAAACATTTCCCCCATAAACTCCTTGGGGGACAAAAAAGCTGACCATAATGTAGGTGTTTTATTGGCTCCACAGCATGTGATCCATTAGGTAGGATTCTTCTGAATCTGACTACAGATGAGCCAAAAGAAGATGAGCGCTCTGGTGGAGTTTCCAGCTGGGCCTATGCATTATATGTTAAGCTGGAAGAGAAACTCGCTCTATAGATGAGAGCAAGGGAAATTATGAGATCTGTGTTTACAAGCTGTCAAACGTGTCTGCATAGTATAATAAAGCAACGTATTACTGGTGACGTAACTTGCGCTGTTTGCCTTGCTTATGTTATTTAGGATATTTCCCCAGAAGAACTTAAAAATGAACTACCTGAGCAGCAACCAAGATATCCTTTTCTTGCTTTTCAGTATTGCAAAATCTTATTTTTCCCAAATGCATTTTCCAGATAATTTTTACCCAAAATAACATAATTGGAATTCTATATTTTAAATGATTGCGGTATGAAATTTTATGCAATAGAAAATGGGGATGAATATAAAGCTGAGTGCCTCATCCTCAAGGGAGAGAAATATTTAGTAATTAGTTGCTACTTTATGTACCACTAAGTTGATTGTAATGAATTATTTGGTTTGTTATTCTGCTAATAATTTCATATGCAATAGTGGCACTAAATATGCACGTCAAACTACCAACAGAATTATTTATGATGGCCAGCCATTTTGTGATAattggaatgtgtgtgtgtagtagttggggggaggagggaggggtgtgtggaggatgtagttgtgtgtgggcgggggggggggggagaggaggaggagagggaaagagaggagggaggggttgtagttgggaggggggagaggaaggaAGGGCtgtagtggggggggagggaggggttgtagTTGGGGGGGATGAGGAAGGAGGGGTTGTAgttggggggggtaggggttgtaatgggggggagaggagggagggatgggttgtagttgggggcggagaggagggaggggttgtagttggggggggggcggagaggagggaggggttgtagttgggggggggcggagaggagggaggggttgtAGTTGGGGGGGCGGAGAGGAAGGAGGGGTTGTAGttgggggggcggagaggagggaggTGCTGTagttggggggggcgggcggagaggaggGAGTGGTTGTagttggggggggcgaggggttgtagttggggagggggcggagaggagggagtggttgtagctgggggggggggaggggttgtagttgggggggggggcggagaggatgGAGGGtttgtagttgggggggggggcgggagaggatgGAGGGCTTGTAGttgggggggcggagaggagggaggggttgcagtggggaggggaggagggaggggctgtagttggtggggggggcagggaggagggagTGGCAGTAgttggtgtgggggcggggaggagggaggggctgtagttggtgggggggcggggaggaaggaggggctgtagttgggggaggggctgtagggggggcggggaggagggaggggctgtagttggggtgggggcggggaggaggaaggggctgtagttggtgggggggatggagtggctgtcgttggtgggggggggggcggggaggagggaggggctgtagttgggggtggtggggcggagggaggggctgtagtgggggggggggcagagaggagggacgggctgtagtggggggggtgggtgctgaAATGCAGAAATTGTGATGAGGTGGGTAAAGTGTGAGAAAGTAGTTGGAAGCCCGTTTGGGAACCTTTCCCATGGAGCAGTCTGGAAATCAGATTGGCTATTGGCTTTATGAAGGAGGAAAGCTAGGTATACTGATGAAGGCGTCAAGCAGGCATATGTTTGCAGCCTCGCAGACATTATAAAAATTCAAAAGTGTTTGTTTTAAAGACTCAGCTCGCCTCACCTCAAAAATTAAGACTGAATTTGCTCTCTGTAGGTGAAGCGCAGTCACCAAGGCTGACAATGACAGCTGATCCAGTTTGACCACTGACAGGATATTGCATGGTTCTGTCTGTTGGGAGGCCCTGGCGGAACTAAtctaagcatcagtgagcaggttatttccaCTTGATATCAAATGCTGCCTGATAGCATTGCTACACCTTCTATTAATTTGCTGAGATTCCtgcggcggcacggtggtgcagtggttagcactgctgcctcatggtgtcgaggacttggtttcgatcctggccccgggtcactattcatgtggagtttgcacattctccgtgtgtctgcatgggtctcccctcacaacccaaaaagatgtcgagggtaggaggattggccacgcttaatggtcgcttaatttgaaaaaaaatattgGGCACTTTAAAAGTTATTTTTTGTAAATTTGCCAATATTCCAAATAGATGATTAATGCACCATACAAAAGAAAATTATTTATTTAGCCTGAACCAATGCATATGCTTTAACCTTACAAAATCTATTCGGTCATCAGCGTTTCTACAATTCCTTCACTATTAAATGTCAAGTTTTCAGTATGACTTGAGATTGAATATTAAATATTTTAGTTAATTCTAAACTTGAAATGAAGTTTGAGAATATGAAGTCCAAACCAAGCAGTGAGGTTCAATGCTAATATAAGCTGGAAGGATCCATGGAGTGATCTCATCATATCACAAGCAGCTAACATCTAATTGCCAAGCTTGCAGTGTGTCATTGAAACTGACGCATACAGCCATTGAATTTTGATAGATTATCGTAATTGAATACAGTTTAATCCAAATCTAATAACTGAAATTAACATCAGAAGAGTAGATCAGAGTATCCATTGTTCACCCAATGCTTGCACTGTCTTGGTGGCAATTCCTAATGTAGAAGTTTAAACTATTTTGTCAGCGTTGCATGCCACCTGATCTATGTAAGTATTTGTGAACATGCCTTCACAGATGCATGTGCCTGCATGTAAGTGTTTTGTTGTGGAAGTCATCCAACCAAACTGTGTTATACTGAAGTGAGACTTGGGTGAAATTCATTGGCCAAAGTTGGAAGCACAGAAAGCCAGGCTAATTATCCGCTCTCGATAGATGCAAATGTTGAAGTAAGTCATAGTATTACACAGCTGAGCTATTAGAAATGAACAGCTTTTTGTATATTTTGTGAAGTCTGGTGAAGTAATAAGAGATTTCAATCTTTCGAACATGTTCCACCATTTCACTCAGATCATGGTTGAACGTCTTCTGAAGTGCGGAATTGTCCGTGACTTACTTTTGAAGCATAACATAAATAGTCTTTTGAAGCATAGTTCTAGTCATACAATAGGTAATTCCAGACACAAGCTCTCTAACATTCTGAAATTCTACATACGCCTCTCAATTGCCTCCAGTGCCTTAAAGCTATCAGCATTATGCTGTGTGTTTGTAGCAAACATTATGCATAACAAAAATGCAATATGGATTGATTTGGTGCAACAATCTTTGTGGCTAATCACAAAAAGGGTAAGCCTTTAAATTTTCTTGGGGGTTTCAAACTGGTTTTCCAAATGTCGGAAGATCAGCATGGGAGAGTGGGCAGGAAATATTGCTGGTGGGAGAGGCAATTACTGCTCTTCCACCTTTTAACTCTTGAGAATCGTCCCATGTTTAAATCCAGGAATACTGTGAATATTGGGTCTGTCGTATACTGACATCCACTTTTCAGACTAGATGGTCAGAAAAGGCCTTGAATCCAAATAAACTTTACCTAAAAGTTTGGTTCGGTGCTTATTCCAAGGTACCAAACCATTCTTTGTTTTTGTGCTAGACAGACTGATGGCTGCATTCTTAGAGCTCTGCTTCCTGGTGAGGGAGCTGCACATTTCTTTTTACTTTGTTGGTCCCGAGGGAGGGTGTGTTGACAATGAAGCTGTGCGTAAGACCCTATTAACTCTAAATCCACCTCTGATCAGTAGGCTATTCTGTCAGTGTTTGGAAGTGACTTTGAAGCTGACCCCTGATAACTTGCTTGCATGGTGACATAACTTTTGTGATGTTTTTTTCTCAATCCTTAACTCTGCAGTTAGTCAGTTCAGCACTGACCAGGGAATAACTTTGGGGGCTTTGTCGGTTTATGAAATGTGGTACCACACTAAGTAATCAGGAGCATATTTATAGAATTTTATTGCAGCAAACGTTAAGCATCCAATTAAATGTTGAGTTTGCAAAAGCTCAGGAAGCTTATATTAACATAGTTTTTCACCAAAGAATGCAAAAGACCACAATAATTACATTGACTGGAGAATCTGCAATTAAAGGAATTACtgtatcacatttttaaaaaagaattgtatCAAGATGCAAATAAATGGAAGATTTTCCAGGCCCATCTCTCCTCTTTGTCATTAGCTACACTCAGCTGGACAGCATTCTGGATACTGAAATTGGTTTCGAGTGTCTCCAGGCCAGGGTCCCCACTAAATATTATCCTTGAATCTCTGGCTGTGCCTGTGATTGAAACATCAGAGATTTTTCGTTTTTTGAAAATTGGTTTGCTATATATTGAGATGGGCTGGAGATGAAATGGCCAGCTAACCAATTTTGTGGAAAAAATGCAGCAACGTAACTGGTTGAAGTTGCAAATGTTTCAACGGTTGCTTTCTTGCAAGTTCTTTTGACTTGTATTTCAATGTATTATAGCTAAGTTACTTATTTGAACTAAAGAAAAATGTGTggaatttccttttttttttttttgggttgATTTGGTGTTGGCCGCACATTTAACGTGATGTGCAAGTGTTTTTTCTAAGGCTCACTTCACTCGAAGTTATATTTTTCCTTCAAACGGAAGTGTCTTTTTTTTTTCTTAACTCAAACCACATTTGTAGTCTACAGCTACAGATATAAACATACTGATGGACGGACCTCCTATCCACTATGCTTCATATTCTTTAGTCCTTGTGGTAAGTGGTCAATTTCTAAAGTTTTCAATTTGCTTTCATTTCAACAGTTGACATGTGGCAGATGTTTAGTCTCAATGGCGTGTTCCCACTTCAAACTTTATAAACTGGTTTCCATTTTTTCTAATGGGTTATTTTAACCTTGGAAGATTGATTTATTTAAGATATTTTTGGATAGGTTAAAACGTTGCTTCGTAAGATTCCATTTTCTGGTGCCAGCACAGAGTTCTGAAATAGGATGTGCCTTGATCTTATCACCACTTAAAACCAAAGCTACTATATTGTTCCTATGTTAATCCATCACCAAAAGATATTTACATTTTTGAATAATTCTGAATACAACATGCTGAAAAGCTTTTGCATAGAATGCTAATTTCGCTAGTGATTTTTAACCTTGGTGGAGGATTGCTGCAATTTCGATATGTGTGTATACAAGTAAGATCACGTTCCATTGGCACCAGAGTCATAACAATTATCCTTATGGACACATCTCTTGTGCTGCACAAGCTATTGCTTCTCAAATTGCTGGTTTGAAATTTTTTAATGGGATATGAGACTCCCTGGCAAGCCTAGcattttccatccctaattgcccttgagaagtgaaAGCATTCCAGGTTTTTGACttcgcaacagtgaaggaacatctATACACCTGCcacgtcagaatggtgtgtggtttggaggtgaacttccaggtgatggtgttgctGCATGTAtcggctgtccttgtccttctagatggttgaggttgtaggtttggaaggtgctgttgaaggagccttgcatTGTAATGAGCAAAAAACAAAAGTGCTTGTATTACCATATGGTAATACAAGCCATATTGTATGGCTTGGGAATTGGTCTGGTGTGGGTTCTGCATCCTTGGACACTGGGATGGTCTGCAATGCACTGTGCTGATTACCAAACTCTTTCTAAATAGTAAGAAATTCATGTGTCAACAGTTTTTGTGGTCATTTCTTACAAATGTCCTATGCAAATGTACTTTTGTCCTGCACAAACACAATATATTTGTTTCCTTTTAAATGGGGATTGATCTCTTATTCTTGTAGTGACTAATTGCCATAGCAAAACTATTCCATTGATGAGCTGATAATGTTAGTGTCAGCACTTGTTGATTTATTGAATATAAAGATACAGGGCTAATTGGATTTATTTCTGATGCAGTTTATTATGATTGTATAATCAGTTGTTTGTAGATTGTCATGGCTTTTTGTGGCTTTTGATTTTAGGTTGCAAGCCTGAACAGCAGATGCTTTATGCTGGTAGCAAAATTGGATTGGTGGATGTAGCAGAATTTACAAAGGTGAGAGTTTAtaatttgttttgttttaaacagagCTTGTGTATACAGCTGTCATTTTATGAGTTGcctgtttttattttgtttttcaCATTGAAGTGACTATttggtgggtggagtggggggaataaTTGGGTGAAGATTAAAACAAGCCCTCTTTGCTGAAGGAACTAATTTCAGTCTTTCTTTGCTCATGCTAGCAGAATTCAAACCTTCAGTGAGTGGGTTATGATAAGGAAGGGGAGACTGGTTGGTTGTAAAGTTGTTTGCATCATTTTATCTGCCAACCTATATTTTACCATACTGTGTTTTACCTTCCAAAACTCTTTCTATTGTAGTGTGGAATTTGGTTCCTGTAATTTCCCTCAATCTGATTAAAACCAGCCTGAAGCTGCTTGTTTTTTTTGTACCTTCAGACCATGTTATGTTGTTACGCATTCTGTTGCTGCTCTCTTGCTGTGTAACTCCCTACCAAGGTCTTTGTAATCTATCTCTGATTTTAGAAGCCTCTGCAAACCCTGACTTTAACCGTGTCTTTGCCATCGACATCTGTTTCCCCTCCTTTTCAGCATCCACTCCGTTTGCCTTTATGTAAAAGACTTTAAAATACCCCTGCATCCAAGTGAGGAATTGTATGAAAATACAAACTTTTTTTCTGAAACCATCTCATTTGGCAGGTTTGAACAGTTGTCTGACAAAGGATTAAACTTTGTGTTTACCTTCCATTGACTCAGTGGGTAAATGTACTGTATGGAGTGGCAgtgatgtattttttttttttaatatgtttattcaaagtttatccaacaaaaattttcaaccagtttaaacccccccccggtaacagaaaagaaaaagacaaaagagcaaaacaaaacataaacatatcaagcaaaaagagtacagaacttatacaatgggtttctcccacacatattaaccctcccatatgtttgtacaaatactacctgggaaccccccctccccctccctgcgttgctgctgctgctgaccgagctccttctagcgctccgcgagatagtcaaggaacggttgccaccgcctgaagaacccctgcgcagaccctctcagggcaaactttatcctctctagcttaatgcaacctgccatgtcatttatccaggcttccacactggggggcttcgcgtccttccataacagcaagatcctccgccgggctaccagggacgcaaaggccagaatgccggcctctttcgcctcctgcactctcggctcgtccgccaccccaaataatgccaacccccaacttggtttgacctggactttcaccaccttggacatagtcctcgcgaaacccctccagaacccttccagtgccgggcacgaccaaaacatgtggacgtgattcgccgggcttcccgagcacctcccacatctgtcctccaccccaaagaacctactccgcctcgcccctgtcatatgcgctctgtgaacaaccttaaactgtatcaggctgagcctggcacatgaggaagaggaattaaccctactcagggcatccgcccatagaccctcttcaatctcctcccccaactcctcctcccacttgcccttcagctcctctaccaaagcctccccctcttctttcatctcctgatatatcgccaaaaccttgccctctccgacccatacacccaaaatcaccctgtcctgtatccgctGTGCTgggagcgacgggaattccctcacctgccgcctcacaaacgctctcacttgcatacacctgaacgcatttcccaggggtaacctgaacttctccagcgccccgaggctctcaaacgtcccgtctataaacaggtcccccatccttctgatccctgcccgatgccagctccaaaacctcccatccatcctccctgggacgaaccggtggttctcccggatcggggaccacacagagGCTCTCATCTCactcctatgtcgtctccactgcccccagacctttagcgtttccgccactaccggacccgtggtgtaccttgtcggcgagagcggcagcggagccgttaccagcgccctcaggctcgttcctttgcaggacgccatctccaaccttttccatgccgccccctctccctctatcacccacttacggatcatcgctacgttggctgcccaataatagccctccagattcggcaacgccagccctccctgtccctactatgctccagaaaccccctccttaccctcagg
This genomic window from Scyliorhinus torazame isolate Kashiwa2021f chromosome 2, sScyTor2.1, whole genome shotgun sequence contains:
- the gmfb gene encoding glia maturation factor beta isoform X1, which codes for MSCPVSLCGVDEQLMEKLKKFRFRKETTNAALIMKIDKEQHMVILDEEYEDISPEELKNELPEQQPRFVVYSYRYKHTDGRTSYPLCFIFFSPCGCKPEQQMLYAGSKIGLVDVAEFTKVFEIRNTEDFSEEWLCKKLGFFR
- the gmfb gene encoding glia maturation factor beta isoform X2; protein product: MEKLKKFRFRKETTNAALIMKIDKEQHMVILDEEYEDISPEELKNELPEQQPRFVVYSYRYKHTDGRTSYPLCFIFFSPCGCKPEQQMLYAGSKIGLVDVAEFTKVFEIRNTEDFSEEWLCKKLGFFR
- the gmfb gene encoding glia maturation factor beta isoform X3; the protein is MVILDEEYEDISPEELKNELPEQQPRFVVYSYRYKHTDGRTSYPLCFIFFSPCGCKPEQQMLYAGSKIGLVDVAEFTKVFEIRNTEDFSEEWLCKKLGFFR